One window from the genome of Cottoperca gobio chromosome 15, fCotGob3.1, whole genome shotgun sequence encodes:
- the LOC115020223 gene encoding bifunctional heparan sulfate N-deacetylase/N-sulfotransferase 2-like, with protein sequence MVGAGLGVWKLMRGVRQLELHRLILALIIFCLLSMAFLAYYVSNSPKIKEAPPLPFSDCGGGGGMSPGASTGAAGEGPGIQRAPLFLPQRQGRLRQVKAVDHSRTEPVVLVFVESIYSQLGQEIVAILESSRFHYRTEIAPGKGDMPTLTEHNRGRYTLIIYENVLKYVNLDAWNRDLLDKYCAEYGVGVIGFFKANENSLLSAQLKGFPLFLHSHLGLRDYRINPNAPLLYITKPNQVEQGSLPGDDWTIFQSNHSTYEPVLLASTKSSEALTHFGPSPLRALHATVVQDLGLHDGIQRVLFGNNLNYWLHKLVFVDSIAYLTGKRLCLSLDRHILVDVDDIFVGKEGTRMKVSDVEALLNTQNKLRALVPNFTFNLGFSGKFYHTGTDEEDRGDDMLLQHRMDFWWFPHMWSHMQPHLFHNVSVLAEQMRLNKIFAQEHGIPTDMGYAVAPHHSGVYPVHSQLYEAWKSVWGIKVTSTEEYPHLRPARYRRGFIHNGIQVSPEATCIAVMFPLVNLSPH encoded by the exons ATGGTAGGTGCAGGCTTGGGTGTGTGGAAGCTAATGAGAGGTGTCCGCCAGCTGGAGCTTCACCGCCTTATCCTGGCACTTATCATCTTCTGCTTACTGTCTATGGCCTTCCTAGCTTACTATGTTTCCAACAGCCCCAAAATCAAGGAGGCCCCCCCTTTACCCTTCAGTGActgtggtggaggaggtggtaTGTCACCAGGAGCGAGTACTGGGGCTGCTGGAGAAGGTCCAGGTATCCAGAGGGCACCGCTTTTCCTTCCGCAGCGCCAGGGTCGACTACGACAGGTAAAGGCGGTGGACCATTCCAGGACAGAACCCGTAGTGCTGGTGTTTGTAGAGAGCATCTACTCCCAGCTGGGCCAGGAGATTGTAGCCATATTAGAGTCTAGCCGCTTCCACTACCGGACAGAAATAGCTCCTGGTAAAGGAGACATGCCCACATTGACGGAGCATAACCGTGGGCGATACACACTGATCATCtatgaaaatgtgttgaaatatgTCAATCTGGATGCATGGAACCGTGACTTGCTGGACAAGTACTGTGCAGAGTATGGAGTAGGTGTCATTGGCTTTTTTAAAGCTAATGAAAACTCTCTTCTCAGTGCACAGCTCAAAGGTTTCCCCCTCTTTCTTCACTCACACCTGGGACTCAGGGACTATCGCATCAACCCCAATGCTCCTCTACTCTACATCACCAAGCCCAACCAGGTGGAGCAGGGTTCCTTACCAGGGGATGACTGGACCATTTTCCAGTCCAACCACTCGACCTATGAACCAGTGCTTCTGGCCAGCACCAAGTCCTCTGAGGCACTGACACATTTTGGACCCAGCCCCTTGCGGGCCCTCCACGCCACAGTAGTCCAGGACTTGGGGCTCCACGATGGCATTCAAAGAGTTCTCTTTGGGAACAATCTCAACTATTGGCTTCACAAGCTGGTGTTTGTAGACTCCATTGCCTACCTGACGGGTAAGAGGCTGTGTTTGTCCTTGGACCGCCACATCCTAGTGGACGTGGATGATATATTCGTTGGCAAGGAGGGAACCCGTATGAAGGTGTCGGACGTGGAG GCGTTGCTCAACACTCAAAACAAGCTGAGAGCACTGGTCCCTAATTTCACCTTCAATTTGGGATTTTCTGGAAAGTTCTATCACACAG GTACTGATGAAGAGGATCGGGGAGATGACATGCTGCTGCAACACAGGATGGACTTCTGGTGGTTTCCTCACATGTGGAGCCACATGCAGCCTCACCTTTTTCACAACGTCAGTGTCCTGGCTGAGCAGATGAGGCTCAACAAGATCTTTGCCCAG GAGCATGGCATCCCAACAGATATGGGCTATGCAGTGGCTCCGCACCACTCTGGGGTTTACCCAGTTCACAGCCAGCTCTATGAGGCCTGGAAGTCTGTGTGGGGCATCAAGGTGACCAGCACTGAGGAATACCCTCACCTGAGGCCAGCTCGATACCGCCGCGGCTTTATCCACAATGGGATCCAGGTCAGTCCAGAGGCCACTTGCATTGCAGTAATGTTCCCACTGGTCAACCTTTCtccacactga